The Carassius auratus strain Wakin chromosome 27, ASM336829v1, whole genome shotgun sequence genome includes a region encoding these proteins:
- the LOC113046018 gene encoding uncharacterized protein LOC113046018: protein MSQRPHRRLYSVAGPNSLWHLDGNHKLIRWRIVIHGGIDGYSRLIVFLRASNNNRSSTVMSYFLNAVARYGVPSRVRTDHGGENHDVCVMMNIFRGSERGSAIRGRSVHNQRIERLWDDVWRGLTNVYYNLFRFLEDEGILDIDNEMHIWALHFVYVPRINRRLSAFTQQWNNHGLRTEQHQTPMQIFVRGCLEQQGQRTTAMEEIFGRTAGPANEPVLQAPAAESSSQEAPVFDWPEGVAVPQNDFTLESAALEQLVAQINPLGGSRGQLGVDVLRNVLSLMMSLNPQR, encoded by the exons ATGTCACAAAGACCACACAGAAGGTTGTACAGTGTTGCTGGTCCAAACTCCCTGTGGCACCTAGATGGCAACCACAAATTGATAAG ATGGAGAATTGTCATTCACGGTGGTATAGATGGCTACAGTCGTCTCATAGTCTTTCTCCGTGCCTCAAACAACAACCGCAGCAGCACTGtaatgagttactttttgaatgcCGTGGCCAGGTACGGAGTGCCTTCTAGGGTCAGAACAGACCATGGAGGAGAAAACCATGATGTCTGTGTGATGATGAACATTTTCAGGGGCTCAGAGAGAGGCAGCGCAATAAGAGGCAGGAGCGTTCACAACCAAAGAATTGAGAGGCTCTGGGATGACGTGTGGCGGGGATTGACTAATGTATATTACAATCTCTTCCGCTTCCTGGAAGATGAAGGTATCTTGGACATAGACAATGAAATGCACATATGGGCTCTTCACTTTGTCTATGTGCCGAGGATCAACAGGCGTTTATCAGCCTTTACTCAACAGTGGAACAACCATGGGCTCAGAACAGAACAACACCAGACACCCATGCAGATATTTGTTCGAGGCTGCCTGGAACAACAAGGACAGCGAACCACTGCAATGGAAGAGATATTTGGCAGAACAGCTGGGCCAGCAAATGAACCTGTTCTTCAGGCACCGGCAGCAGAATCAAGCTCGCAGGAGGCACCAGTGTTTGACTGGCCAGAGGGAGTAGCTGTTCCTCAAAATGACTTCACATTGGAGAGTGCTGCCTTAGAGCAACTTGTTGCACAAATTAATCCACTTGGTGGTTCAAGGGGACAACTCGGAGTGGATGTCCTTCGAAATGTTTTGTCTCTTATGATGTCTCTGAATCCCCAACGTTAA